From one Flavobacteriales bacterium genomic stretch:
- a CDS encoding T9SS type A sorting domain-containing protein, which produces MKKIITTLMTLSWGIFAFSQPFNNYLNLDGLDDYVQDDFTGSNMPSGDFTVEFWVYSCEQMGYKLIDAGGSTAGSGFEMNYSHNGGGLSAQVRGGHPTGGSVSYSSTPTTAWRHVAVVNNSTAATLSLYINGVLVDTSPVTGYNPSSRFFIGRMDYTTSGYLKVNIDEMRISDVVRYSTNFTPPTTEFSVDANTKALYHFNEAAGQINFLDATTNNYDLLGHDGATTISASLGTSATVPTISAMATSLCEGDSTKLSITGGTLNDNEAWEWYSASCGGTLLGTGDSIYVTPTTNTTYYARGAGGCANNGNCAAVAINVTPAFTVTASVSDNVICSGDSILLNATGATTYTWDNGGIHNTLFAPNGTTTYTVTGTTNGCTATDQVQITVNTRPNVTANSSAATVCAGDSIVLTATGNAITYTWSNGVTDGLAFGINATTTYSVTGSNAFCSATDDVTVTVNELPIVNANASNSSICQGDQVTLFGTGDATNYIWNNGVVDGTAFGPTSTTTYTVTGTNSFCSATDELIITVNSLPVVNANASNAVLCAGDSVVLTASGDATSYSWDNGVVDGVAVVPNSSTTYTVSGTNMFCSADAQVTITVNPLPTVNANASNTSVCENEEITLFGTGTATNYIWDNGVIDGVAFSPSTTTYTVTGTDGNCVHTAQIAIVVNTIDVSTNTVGSTLSANQQGATYQWVDCDNGNSELVGATNADYTATENGNYAVIISMNGCVDTSSCITVTSVGVEDMVFTDQVTIYPNPTKGNVMLSFGNLAAVSVTLYTLTGEIVYQATNITTPLHQLELNSAPGCYILELNAAGKTQQYKLIKE; this is translated from the coding sequence ATGAAAAAAATAATTACAACTTTAATGACATTGAGTTGGGGAATTTTCGCCTTTTCTCAGCCTTTTAATAACTATTTAAATCTAGATGGTTTAGACGACTATGTTCAAGATGACTTTACAGGAAGCAATATGCCAAGTGGCGATTTTACAGTAGAGTTTTGGGTTTATTCGTGTGAACAAATGGGATATAAACTAATTGATGCTGGAGGCTCAACAGCTGGATCGGGATTTGAAATGAACTACAGCCACAATGGTGGAGGTTTATCTGCACAAGTCAGAGGCGGACATCCAACTGGAGGAAGTGTTTCATATAGTTCTACTCCAACTACAGCCTGGAGACATGTGGCAGTAGTCAATAATAGTACTGCAGCTACTTTGAGTTTATATATCAATGGAGTTTTAGTGGATACCTCACCTGTAACAGGATACAATCCATCGAGCAGGTTTTTTATTGGAAGAATGGATTACACAACATCAGGATATTTAAAAGTTAACATTGATGAAATGCGTATTTCTGATGTCGTTCGTTATAGTACAAATTTTACACCTCCAACAACTGAATTTTCGGTAGATGCGAATACAAAAGCGCTTTATCATTTTAATGAAGCAGCAGGTCAAATAAACTTTTTAGATGCTACAACTAACAACTATGATTTATTGGGACATGATGGAGCAACGACAATTAGCGCTTCGTTAGGAACTTCTGCTACAGTTCCTACAATTTCAGCAATGGCAACAAGTTTATGTGAAGGAGATAGTACCAAGTTATCGATTACAGGAGGAACATTGAATGATAATGAAGCTTGGGAATGGTATTCAGCCTCTTGTGGAGGAACGTTATTGGGAACAGGAGATTCCATTTACGTAACACCAACAACGAATACGACATACTACGCAAGAGGAGCGGGTGGTTGTGCTAATAATGGAAACTGTGCAGCTGTGGCAATTAATGTTACTCCTGCATTTACAGTAACTGCATCTGTTTCAGATAATGTGATATGTTCAGGAGATTCTATTTTATTAAATGCAACTGGAGCCACAACCTATACTTGGGATAATGGAGGGATACATAATACTTTATTCGCTCCAAATGGCACAACAACCTATACGGTAACAGGAACAACCAACGGATGTACAGCAACTGATCAAGTTCAGATTACAGTAAACACACGACCTAATGTAACAGCAAATTCATCAGCTGCAACAGTCTGCGCAGGAGATAGTATTGTACTAACAGCAACAGGTAATGCCATAACTTATACTTGGAGTAATGGGGTGACTGATGGTTTAGCTTTTGGAATCAATGCCACAACAACCTATAGTGTTACTGGTTCAAATGCATTTTGTTCTGCGACTGATGATGTTACGGTTACGGTTAATGAGTTGCCAATTGTTAATGCGAATGCTTCTAACAGTTCGATTTGTCAGGGAGATCAAGTAACGCTCTTTGGAACTGGAGATGCTACGAATTATATCTGGAACAATGGAGTAGTAGACGGGACTGCTTTTGGTCCAACATCAACAACAACTTACACCGTTACAGGAACCAATTCTTTTTGTTCAGCAACTGATGAGCTTATTATAACGGTCAACTCCTTACCTGTAGTTAATGCTAATGCTTCTAACGCTGTATTGTGTGCAGGAGATAGTGTAGTTTTAACGGCTTCAGGTGATGCTACTTCATACAGTTGGGATAATGGAGTAGTAGATGGAGTGGCTGTTGTACCGAATTCCTCAACAACTTATACCGTTAGTGGAACAAATATGTTTTGTTCAGCTGATGCTCAGGTAACAATTACTGTAAACCCTTTACCAACTGTAAACGCTAATGCTTCTAATACTAGTGTTTGCGAAAATGAGGAGATTACACTTTTTGGAACTGGTACAGCAACAAATTATATTTGGGATAATGGTGTAATTGATGGAGTAGCATTTAGCCCATCTACAACGACCTATACTGTTACGGGGACAGATGGTAATTGTGTTCATACAGCTCAGATAGCCATAGTTGTAAATACAATTGATGTATCTACTAACACAGTTGGAAGTACTTTGAGTGCCAATCAACAAGGAGCTACGTATCAATGGGTTGATTGTGATAATGGTAACAGTGAACTTGTAGGGGCAACTAATGCTGATTATACAGCAACTGAAAATGGGAATTACGCTGTAATTATATCAATGAATGGTTGTGTAGATACTTCTTCTTGTATAACAGTCACTTCAGTAGGAGTAGAGGATATGGTATTTACTGATCAGGTTACTATTTATCCTAACCCTACAAAAGGAAATGTAATGCTTTCTTTTGGAAATTTAGCAGCTGTTTCGGTTACGCTTTATACTTTAACTGGAGAAATTGTTTATCAAGCAACAAATATTACGACTCCACTTCATCAGTTGGAACTAAATAGTGCTCCAGGATGTTATATTCTAGAACTAAATGCCGCTGGAAAAACACAGCAATATAAATTGATTAAGGAATAA
- a CDS encoding helix-turn-helix transcriptional regulator codes for MATIKLTKREHEIYKLILMGKSNQKIADELFISINTVKTHVAKILAKKSASNRIQLITNQNK; via the coding sequence ATGGCTACAATTAAATTAACCAAAAGGGAACATGAAATTTATAAGTTGATTCTTATGGGAAAGTCTAATCAAAAAATAGCAGATGAACTTTTCATAAGTATTAATACAGTTAAAACACATGTTGCTAAAATTTTAGCTAAAAAATCAGCTTCAAATAGAATACAATTAATAACCAATCAGAATAAATAA